Proteins encoded by one window of Podarcis muralis chromosome 11, rPodMur119.hap1.1, whole genome shotgun sequence:
- the ZNF367 gene encoding zinc finger protein 367: MSERPGLPAPVLLCPGDSPKRVLVSVIKTTPVKPPRGADGRAPPPPPIPTSPGFSDFMVYPWRWGENAHNVTLSPPPATPQPLRDGGGGGGGGAGGGGVRGAAGRSGGEDEEAGSPDSGIGGGGHLRDGTRRGRPRADTVRDLISEGEHSSSRIRCSVCNRVFPREKSLQAHKRTHTGERPYLCDYPECGKAFVQSGQLKTHQRLHTGEKPFVCAENGCVSRFTHANRHCPKHPYAKLRREEPTDRLNKKQTAENKAVAEWLAKYWEMREQRTPTLKSKTTHKPDQEQQDPMEYLQSEDEEEEEKNIAHSVSCSRLQEQRERLHGALALIELANLAGAPLRQ; the protein is encoded by the exons ATGTCGGAGCGGCCGGGCCTCCCCGCGCCCGTCCTCCTGTGCCCGGGCGACTCCCCGAAGCGCGTCCTGGTCTCGGTCATCAAGACCACCCCCGTCAAGCCGCCCCGCGGAGCCGACGgccgcgcgcccccgccgccgcccatCCCCACCAGCCCGGGCTTCAGCGACTTCATGGTCTACCCGTGGCGCTGGGGGGAGAACGCGCACAACGTCACTCTCAGCCCCCCGCCGGCCACGCCGCAGCCTCTCCGCGATggcggaggaggtggaggaggaggagcaggcggcggcggcgtccgTGGAGCCGCGGGGCGCTCGGGCGGAGAGGACGAGGAGGCGGGCAGCCCGGACAGCGGCATCGGGGGCGGCGGGCACTTGAGG GATGGGACTAGAAGAGGTCGACCAAGAGCAGACACCGTCCGAGATCTAATAAGCGAGGGAGAGCACTCTTCAAGCAGGATTCGTTGTAGTGTTTGCAACAGGGTATTCCCACGAGAAAAGTCCTTACAGGCCCAcaaaagaactcacactg GTGAAAGGCCTTATTTGTGTGACTACCCAGAGTGTGGGAAAGCTTTTGTTCAGAGTGGGCAACTTAAAACGCACCAACGTctccatacaggggaaaaacctttTGTGTGCGCCGAAAATG GATGCGTAAGCAGATTCACGCATGCAAACCGTCATTGTCCCAAACATCCATATGCAAAGCTGAGGAGAGAAGAACCAACAGACAGACTGAATAAAAAACAAACTGCAGAGAACAAAGCTGTTGCTGAATGGCTGGCAAA GTACTGGGAGATGAGAGAACAGCGCACTCCTACGTTGAAAAGCAAAACTACTCATAAGCCTGACCAGGAGCAGCAGGATCCCATGGAATATCTTCAGTctgaagatgaggaggaggaggaaaaaaatattgcCCATTCAGTTTCCTGTAGCCGCCTCCAAGAACAGCGCGAACGCTTGCATGGAgcactggcactaattgagcTTGCCAACTTGGCTGGGGCACCATTACGACAGTAA